Proteins encoded by one window of Salmonirosea aquatica:
- a CDS encoding RNA polymerase sigma factor — MAYVRYKQEEELRYWNQFRTGDENAYACLYQSYVHILYQYCSQFTIDKPLIKDCIHDLFVELWKNRNTIGDTTSVRFYLMASIKRKLVRHLNALQKHTSNEDIPVEYWHIHTTSHEKDLISEEEFEATNKHLNKAINHLPRRQREAIFLKFYMNMNNQEIAELMKINIQSVYNLVFGALSNLKKNMTLECVTL; from the coding sequence ATGGCCTACGTACGATACAAGCAAGAAGAGGAACTGCGTTATTGGAACCAGTTCAGAACGGGCGACGAAAACGCCTATGCCTGCCTTTATCAATCCTACGTCCACATCCTTTATCAGTACTGTTCCCAGTTTACCATTGACAAGCCCCTCATCAAAGATTGTATCCATGATTTATTCGTAGAGTTATGGAAAAATCGTAATACGATCGGGGACACGACATCCGTGCGATTTTACCTGATGGCTTCCATCAAGCGTAAATTGGTCCGCCACCTCAACGCGCTTCAAAAGCACACCAGCAACGAAGACATTCCCGTCGAGTACTGGCACATCCATACGACCTCGCACGAGAAAGACCTTATTTCAGAGGAAGAATTTGAGGCCACGAACAAACACCTCAACAAGGCCATCAACCACCTGCCCCGCCGGCAACGCGAAGCTATTTTCCTGAAATTCTACATGAACATGAATAACCAGGAAATTGCGGAACTGATGAAAATCAACATCCAATCGGTTTATAACCTGGTATTTGGTGCTCTGAGCAATCTGAAAAAGAACATGACTTTGGAATGCGTCACCCTATGA
- a CDS encoding replication-associated recombination protein A, with product MIPTTAPLAERMRPRTLDEYVGQEKLVGPKGPLRRAIENNTIPSLILWGPPGVGKTTLAFLIAEATKRPFHSLSAVSSGVKDLREILSKPMGLFSPILFIDEIHRYNKSQQDALLGAVEKGQITLIGATTENPSFEVNSALLSRCQVYILEALGEKELEELVHQALEKDTWLQSKTVQIDSYQALFRLSGGDGRKLLNLLELVVLGEGTKEDVTITDELVTQVAQQTMARYDKSGEQHYDIISAFIKSLRGGDPNAALYWMARMIVAGEDPVFIARRMLIMASEDIGNANPTAMIMANACIQAVKAIGYPECRIILSQVAVYLATSPKSNASYMAINEAIALAEKTAHLPVPLALRNAPTKLMKQIGYGKEYKYSHSYEGNFVQQNFLPDELKGTTLYTPGQNPREAEIRRSLQQWWGEWYGY from the coding sequence ATGATTCCCACCACTGCCCCCCTGGCCGAACGCATGCGCCCCCGGACACTCGACGAATATGTAGGCCAGGAAAAGCTTGTCGGACCGAAGGGTCCGCTGCGCCGGGCCATTGAAAACAACACCATCCCTTCCCTTATCCTGTGGGGACCGCCGGGCGTCGGGAAAACGACGCTTGCTTTTCTGATCGCGGAGGCTACCAAGCGTCCCTTCCATAGTCTGAGCGCGGTCAGTTCGGGCGTGAAGGACCTGCGTGAAATACTTTCTAAGCCTATGGGTCTTTTCTCGCCCATTCTGTTCATCGACGAAATCCACCGCTACAACAAAAGCCAGCAGGACGCCCTGCTCGGAGCCGTAGAGAAAGGACAGATTACTTTGATCGGCGCTACCACCGAAAACCCCTCTTTTGAAGTAAATTCCGCCTTGTTGTCGCGCTGCCAGGTTTATATTCTGGAAGCGCTGGGAGAAAAAGAATTGGAGGAGTTGGTACATCAGGCACTCGAAAAGGATACTTGGCTACAATCCAAAACCGTTCAAATTGATTCCTACCAGGCCTTGTTCCGCCTCTCGGGCGGGGATGGCCGCAAACTACTGAATCTGTTGGAACTGGTCGTGCTGGGCGAGGGTACCAAAGAAGATGTTACGATTACGGACGAGCTGGTAACGCAGGTGGCCCAGCAAACTATGGCGCGATACGATAAATCGGGCGAGCAACACTACGACATCATTTCGGCTTTTATCAAATCGCTGCGGGGAGGTGATCCCAACGCGGCACTCTACTGGATGGCCCGCATGATTGTGGCAGGCGAAGATCCCGTGTTCATTGCCCGCCGCATGCTCATCATGGCTTCTGAAGATATCGGCAATGCCAACCCTACGGCCATGATTATGGCCAACGCCTGCATACAGGCCGTTAAAGCCATCGGGTACCCTGAATGTCGGATTATCCTTTCACAGGTGGCGGTGTACCTGGCTACTTCGCCCAAAAGCAACGCCAGCTATATGGCCATCAATGAAGCCATCGCTTTGGCCGAAAAAACCGCACACCTACCCGTACCGCTCGCCCTACGCAATGCACCCACCAAACTGATGAAACAAATTGGTTACGGGAAAGAGTATAAGTACTCCCATAGCTACGAAGGAAACTTTGTCCAGCAGAATTTCCTGCCCGATGAGTTGAAGGGTACCACGCTCTACACCCCCGGTCAGAATCCCCGAGAAGCGGAAATCAGGCGAAGTTTGCAGCAGTGGTGGGGTGAATGGTATGGGTATTGA
- a CDS encoding endonuclease/exonuclease/phosphatase family protein codes for MKNKVISLLAWVVMMCLMGLRPQRVVEVRVLSYNMHHGENKWGESNLRDVLKIIQDQKPQIVALQAVDSLHENGRINYQIRRLAAQTGMHYLYGASDSLANGSHGVGILSKWPFENSQKLTLPSSPGADPRTLLCGLISAAEGLTFRICSARLEYASVFDRALQSAYVNQLLAPSIQPVLLALDMGARPNEQPYFSYRTRWLDAAKGSYLPTWTEGISGDRLDYLMALKNTRVRVKSYKVIQDYPDASDHYPILATFEFW; via the coding sequence TTGAAAAATAAAGTTATTAGCCTGTTGGCCTGGGTCGTAATGATGTGCCTGATGGGTTTGAGGCCCCAAAGGGTAGTTGAGGTGCGCGTGTTAAGCTACAACATGCATCACGGCGAAAACAAATGGGGAGAATCGAATCTGAGGGATGTACTCAAAATTATTCAGGATCAAAAACCGCAAATCGTCGCCTTACAAGCTGTTGATAGTCTGCATGAAAACGGCCGGATAAACTATCAAATCAGGCGATTGGCCGCCCAAACGGGAATGCATTATCTCTACGGAGCCTCGGACAGCCTAGCGAACGGAAGTCACGGGGTAGGTATTTTGTCGAAATGGCCCTTTGAAAATTCGCAGAAACTGACCCTGCCAAGTTCCCCGGGTGCTGACCCACGTACATTGCTGTGTGGGCTGATCAGTGCGGCTGAGGGACTCACTTTTCGTATTTGTAGTGCCCGGCTCGAATATGCCTCGGTCTTCGACCGTGCCCTGCAATCGGCTTACGTCAACCAATTGCTTGCCCCAAGCATTCAGCCAGTCCTGTTGGCGCTCGATATGGGAGCGCGTCCCAACGAGCAGCCCTACTTTTCGTACCGCACCCGGTGGCTCGATGCCGCCAAAGGGTCCTATCTACCTACCTGGACCGAGGGTATTTCCGGCGATCGGTTGGATTATCTCATGGCACTCAAAAATACCCGGGTACGGGTCAAATCGTATAAAGTGATTCAGGATTATCCCGACGCCTCGGACCATTATCCTATCCTGGCCACGTTCGAGTTCTGGTAA
- a CDS encoding SDR family NAD(P)-dependent oxidoreductase → MFRLDNKVALVTGGASGIGLAISKVFAQQGAQVHILEINEQQAQTAVDEITGTGGQAWAHGVDVSKQKQVVEVIDAIAAERKIDILVNNAGIAHIGKAHTTSEEDFDRILSVNIKGVYNCLFAIIPHMQRQGGGVILNMASIAATVGIPDRFVYSTSKGAVFTMTLSVARDYLADHIRCNSISPARVHTPFVDGFISKTYPGQEKEMFEKLSKTQPIGRMAKPEEIGALALYLCSDEASFITGCDYLIDGGFEKLNN, encoded by the coding sequence ATGTTTCGATTAGATAATAAAGTAGCCCTCGTTACGGGCGGAGCCAGTGGGATCGGCCTGGCAATTTCCAAGGTATTTGCACAACAGGGTGCCCAGGTGCATATTTTGGAAATCAACGAGCAGCAAGCCCAAACCGCAGTAGATGAAATAACAGGGACGGGCGGTCAGGCTTGGGCGCATGGGGTGGATGTGTCGAAGCAAAAGCAGGTAGTGGAGGTGATTGATGCCATAGCGGCGGAGCGAAAAATTGATATCCTGGTCAATAATGCCGGGATTGCCCACATCGGGAAAGCGCACACGACGTCCGAAGAAGATTTTGACCGCATCTTGAGCGTAAATATCAAGGGCGTTTATAACTGTCTGTTTGCCATCATTCCCCACATGCAGCGGCAGGGCGGGGGTGTTATCCTGAATATGGCTTCCATCGCGGCCACGGTAGGAATCCCCGATCGGTTTGTGTATTCGACCAGCAAGGGCGCAGTATTCACCATGACTTTGTCAGTTGCCCGAGACTACCTGGCCGACCACATCCGATGCAACAGTATTTCACCTGCCCGGGTGCATACGCCTTTTGTGGATGGCTTTATCTCGAAGACCTACCCCGGCCAGGAAAAGGAAATGTTCGAAAAACTTTCTAAAACGCAGCCCATTGGCCGCATGGCCAAGCCCGAGGAAATTGGCGCGCTGGCGTTGTACCTTTGTTCCGATGAGGCTTCGTTTATTACGGGTTGCGACTACCTGATCGATGGGGGCTTTGAGAAATTAAATAATTGA
- a CDS encoding SBBP repeat-containing protein, with protein MKRIYIFLFVFILSCYCIQKTAHAQIKIGGSGAPNPSAVLELESSNQGFLLPRLTSSQRDSIAGPVDGMLIFNVTLSCTQLYSDGGWACLGVGSQSTNFPLRLTFDEIAALPSPVEGDLAYDKTFHCLRYYNGIEWLCTYKKTGDTSPEVTAWKTNASYYGSNAHRIAVSPDGSVYINSGPGNRVSDGNLAKYDKNGNLLWVRVINGAVKDIQGSDLDVDSDGNVYMVGSFDNSANFGSTSLTSYGGLDIFIVKYNSNGDLQWLQQAGGTQNDFGFRIAVDASRNIYISGVADGTAGFGSLTLNPSSGGYFIAKYNSSGVAQWVQRAGGAISGIAVQGSGALYITGSFGGTVNFGSIPLTALGGSEVFIAKYTSEGAVLWAKSAGGGQNDTSTSIAVDSGGNTFVTGDFSGTATFGSTTLTSNGITDMFVAKYDINGISLWAKSEGGSSGDSGSSIAVDSDGNAYVTGTGYFTEGTLLLTKYNGNGTVQWSEIAGGTGTKVGSDVALSGGSDVFITGFFTVNAVFGATKLTTYQQHEVFVARYKQ; from the coding sequence ATGAAAAGAATTTACATTTTTCTATTTGTTTTTATTCTATCGTGCTACTGTATTCAGAAGACAGCCCACGCCCAAATTAAAATTGGTGGTTCTGGCGCTCCCAACCCTTCGGCTGTTCTTGAATTAGAAAGCTCCAATCAGGGGTTCCTTCTACCTCGACTTACCAGTTCTCAGCGTGATTCGATTGCAGGTCCAGTCGATGGGATGCTGATCTTCAACGTTACGCTGAGTTGCACTCAGCTTTATAGTGATGGTGGTTGGGCTTGCCTTGGTGTTGGCAGCCAGAGTACGAATTTTCCTCTCCGTCTCACATTCGATGAAATTGCAGCCCTTCCCTCTCCTGTTGAAGGCGACCTGGCCTATGATAAAACTTTTCACTGTTTACGCTATTACAACGGTATTGAGTGGCTATGCACCTACAAGAAAACTGGTGATACAAGTCCCGAAGTGACTGCTTGGAAAACGAATGCCAGTTACTATGGCAGTAATGCTCATAGGATAGCTGTGAGTCCGGATGGTAGCGTTTACATCAACAGTGGCCCTGGCAATAGAGTGTCGGACGGGAATTTAGCTAAATACGACAAAAACGGAAATTTGCTTTGGGTAAGAGTGATTAACGGGGCGGTCAAAGACATTCAAGGATCAGATTTAGATGTAGACTCCGATGGTAATGTTTATATGGTTGGTAGTTTTGATAATTCAGCTAACTTTGGCTCCACCAGCTTAACTTCATATGGAGGCTTGGATATTTTTATTGTTAAATACAACAGTAATGGAGACTTGCAATGGTTACAACAAGCAGGGGGAACCCAAAACGATTTTGGATTTAGGATCGCAGTAGATGCTTCGAGAAATATCTATATATCTGGGGTGGCAGATGGAACTGCTGGCTTTGGTTCGCTTACTCTAAATCCATCTAGTGGTGGATATTTTATCGCCAAGTATAATAGCAGTGGAGTGGCTCAGTGGGTTCAAAGGGCAGGTGGTGCAATCTCTGGAATCGCAGTTCAAGGCAGTGGTGCCCTATATATAACAGGTAGTTTTGGCGGAACAGTTAACTTTGGTTCAATCCCCTTGACTGCCCTAGGTGGGAGTGAAGTGTTTATAGCAAAATATACCTCTGAGGGAGCTGTTTTATGGGCGAAGAGTGCTGGCGGGGGCCAGAATGATACATCGACGAGTATTGCCGTGGACTCTGGAGGAAATACATTCGTTACCGGGGATTTTTCAGGTACTGCCACATTTGGAAGTACTACGTTAACTTCGAACGGCATAACCGATATGTTCGTTGCAAAATATGATATCAATGGAATTTCTCTCTGGGCAAAGAGCGAAGGGGGCTCTTCGGGGGACAGTGGTTCAAGCATAGCTGTGGATTCAGATGGGAATGCGTATGTGACTGGTACAGGTTACTTCACCGAAGGGACTTTGCTACTGACGAAGTATAATGGTAATGGGACAGTACAGTGGTCTGAGATCGCAGGTGGCACAGGAACGAAGGTTGGAAGTGACGTAGCTCTGAGTGGTGGAAGTGATGTGTTTATAACCGGATTCTTTACTGTCAATGCCGTTTTTGGTGCTACAAAGCTGACCACATACCAACAACATGAAGTTTTTGTTGCAAGATACAAGCAATAA
- a CDS encoding nucleoside hydrolase-like domain-containing protein — MALRYVGLVVMILHFLGTSWVKAQSKPRILISTDIGGTDADDFQSMIHLLMYADQFQIEGLVSSPFGDGRKQNILDIIDLYEKDLPKLKKHSSGFPAPDALRKVCKQGTIPEAPYKGFSTSTEGSNWLITCAKKPSDQPLWVLVWGGIEDVAQALHDAPEIKEKIRVYWIGGPNKKWSVNAYTYLAEYHPDLWMIEANATYRGLFMDSESLKSLTGKAYYGTHIQGKGALGKDFVNYYKGEIKMGDTPSLAYLMKGNPDIPMGESWGGSFTRIDRSSRTLFEGNSTRADTVATYAVLEWQFQGPKLEIPQDSACFTFKSGGQSWPGYYLGEGIYGVRYSPKQAETGTYTTASNIPELNGQTGSYVSIAPWPGKPGPDDIKLGTHWYGDRAEPELFLGPQQGAKTVAKHREAFLSDWAKRWEWLK; from the coding sequence ATGGCTCTCAGGTATGTTGGCCTGGTAGTTATGATCCTGCATTTCCTGGGTACTAGCTGGGTGAAAGCACAATCCAAACCCCGGATTCTGATCAGTACGGATATTGGCGGGACCGACGCGGATGATTTCCAATCCATGATCCACTTGCTAATGTATGCCGATCAATTTCAGATCGAAGGCTTGGTATCCTCGCCCTTTGGCGACGGCCGCAAGCAAAACATTTTGGATATAATTGATCTCTACGAAAAGGATCTGCCCAAATTAAAAAAACATTCCTCCGGCTTTCCGGCTCCCGATGCATTGCGGAAGGTTTGCAAACAGGGTACCATTCCCGAAGCACCCTATAAAGGATTTTCTACCTCGACCGAAGGCTCCAACTGGCTCATTACCTGCGCAAAAAAACCAAGCGACCAACCCCTGTGGGTACTGGTATGGGGCGGTATCGAAGATGTAGCGCAAGCGCTGCACGATGCTCCCGAGATCAAGGAAAAAATCAGGGTGTATTGGATAGGTGGCCCCAACAAAAAATGGAGTGTCAATGCCTATACCTACCTGGCTGAGTACCACCCCGACTTGTGGATGATTGAGGCCAATGCCACCTACCGTGGGTTGTTTATGGATTCGGAATCACTCAAAAGCCTGACCGGCAAGGCCTACTATGGTACTCATATTCAGGGAAAAGGAGCCCTGGGAAAAGACTTTGTCAATTACTACAAGGGCGAAATTAAAATGGGCGACACGCCCTCGCTCGCTTACCTAATGAAAGGCAATCCTGATATTCCCATGGGCGAAAGTTGGGGCGGTAGCTTTACACGGATTGACCGGAGTTCCCGCACCCTATTTGAGGGCAACAGCACCAGGGCTGATACCGTAGCTACCTACGCGGTGCTGGAATGGCAGTTCCAGGGGCCTAAGCTCGAAATTCCGCAGGATTCCGCCTGTTTTACGTTCAAAAGCGGGGGGCAATCGTGGCCAGGTTACTACCTCGGTGAGGGAATATACGGTGTCAGGTACTCCCCTAAGCAGGCCGAAACGGGTACCTATACCACAGCAAGCAATATTCCGGAGTTGAATGGGCAGACCGGCAGCTATGTGAGCATAGCCCCCTGGCCGGGAAAACCAGGCCCCGACGACATCAAGCTAGGTACCCACTGGTATGGTGACCGTGCCGAACCCGAACTTTTCCTGGGCCCGCAGCAGGGAGCCAAAACCGTGGCCAAGCATCGGGAAGCATTTCTTAGCGATTGGGCTAAACGCTGGGAGTGGCTGAAATAA
- the ade gene encoding adenine deaminase, protein MKSFPLEANLLNIFDRTIREARLEIENGRISNTLVLGKENPALPYLLPGFVDAHVHIESSMLTPSQFARLAVVHGTVATVSDPHEIGNVLGIEGVEYMIEDGRRVPFKFCFGAPSCVPATPFETAGAAIGLRDLRKLLGMKEVGYLAEMMNYPGVLHNDPEIMAKLALAQAFGKPIDGHAPGLRGEDARRYIEAGISTDHECFMYEEAREKLENGMHVLIREGSAAKNFDALIPLLAEFPRKIMFCSDDKHPDSLVEGHINALVKRALAAGHDLFNVLQAACLNPVLHYRLPVGLLREGDPADFIVVDNLQNFSVVNTYLNGESVAEAGRSLLPDLRSEHVNNFSCTVKVPSDFTIESQADSVRLRIIEVLDGQLITNSVEEQVPTPNGVIESDISRDLLKITVVNRYQDAPPAVAFIRNFGLKKGAIASTVGHDSHNIIAVGCDDASLCEAINAVIETKGGISAVSPEETHRLALPIAGLMTDVDGYSVAESYTRIDQFVKKILGSTLTSPFMSLSFMALLVIPSLKLSDKGLFDGDRFNFVSLSG, encoded by the coding sequence ATGAAAAGCTTTCCCCTAGAAGCCAACCTTCTCAATATCTTCGACCGCACGATTCGCGAAGCTCGACTGGAAATTGAAAACGGCCGCATCAGCAATACGCTCGTGCTTGGAAAAGAGAACCCGGCCCTCCCCTACCTGCTGCCGGGTTTTGTGGATGCGCACGTGCATATCGAGAGTTCCATGCTCACACCCAGCCAGTTTGCCCGGCTTGCGGTGGTGCATGGTACCGTAGCGACGGTCTCCGATCCACATGAGATCGGTAACGTACTGGGTATCGAAGGCGTAGAGTACATGATCGAGGATGGACGCAGGGTACCCTTTAAGTTTTGTTTCGGTGCTCCTTCCTGTGTACCCGCTACGCCGTTCGAAACCGCCGGAGCTGCCATTGGCTTGCGCGATTTACGGAAACTATTGGGTATGAAAGAGGTAGGGTACCTGGCCGAAATGATGAACTATCCGGGTGTACTACACAATGACCCGGAAATCATGGCAAAACTGGCGCTGGCGCAAGCATTTGGCAAGCCCATCGATGGCCATGCCCCCGGACTGCGGGGAGAGGATGCCCGTCGATACATCGAGGCGGGCATCAGCACCGACCATGAGTGTTTTATGTACGAAGAAGCGCGCGAAAAGCTCGAGAATGGCATGCACGTCCTGATTCGGGAAGGCAGCGCCGCCAAAAATTTCGATGCGTTGATTCCACTTCTGGCCGAATTTCCCCGGAAGATCATGTTCTGCTCGGATGACAAACACCCCGACAGCCTGGTGGAAGGCCATATCAATGCCCTGGTAAAACGCGCCCTGGCGGCCGGTCATGATCTTTTCAATGTGCTGCAGGCGGCTTGTCTGAACCCCGTACTGCACTACCGATTACCAGTAGGGCTTCTTCGCGAGGGCGATCCGGCTGATTTCATTGTCGTGGATAATTTGCAGAATTTTTCAGTAGTAAATACCTACCTCAACGGAGAATCAGTGGCTGAAGCCGGACGCTCCCTGCTTCCGGATCTGCGTTCGGAGCACGTCAATAACTTTTCCTGTACTGTAAAGGTACCCTCTGATTTCACTATAGAATCCCAGGCAGATTCCGTTCGCCTCCGTATCATCGAAGTGCTGGACGGTCAACTGATTACAAACTCCGTGGAAGAGCAGGTACCTACCCCCAATGGGGTGATTGAAAGCGACATAAGCCGCGATCTGCTCAAAATCACGGTCGTCAATCGGTACCAGGACGCGCCGCCTGCCGTCGCTTTCATCCGGAATTTTGGCTTGAAAAAGGGAGCTATTGCCTCCACCGTCGGCCACGATTCGCACAACATCATCGCGGTAGGCTGCGACGATGCCAGCTTGTGCGAAGCCATCAATGCGGTCATAGAAACCAAAGGGGGAATCTCGGCCGTAAGCCCGGAGGAAACCCACCGGCTGGCGCTCCCGATTGCGGGCCTGATGACCGACGTCGATGGCTATTCCGTAGCCGAAAGCTACACGAGAATCGATCAATTCGTTAAAAAAATTCTGGGCAGTACCCTCACTTCTCCTTTTATGTCTTTGTCATTCATGGCCCTACTGGTCATACCTTCCCTAAAACTGAGTGACAAAGGTCTTTTCGACGGCGATCGTTTTAATTTCGTTTCCCTTTCCGGGTAG
- a CDS encoding MBOAT family O-acyltransferase → MLFNSFEFVALVLVTFGLYYLPFLRRIQVPILIAASLFFYGYTNPKLLILFLVSVIINVTTSYLVVHGLPQRRRAYATVGVVMNLLILAFFKYSPLFGRTFFPPGHSVGEFLAYVPLPIGISFFTFEGISLVVDAYRGRDIPKYRSLVAKSITRHAINTTFFVAFFPHLVAGPILKAHDFIPQIKEKFFGELDWQYCYKALVTGYFLKMVIADQLNHHTFWIQYPYFETHSTFVLLTLLFGYSIQIFADFAGYSLIAIGVAGLFGYQLMQNFNFPYISTSFSEFWRRWHISLSTFLREYLYIPLGGNRKGQARTYFNLMITMVLGGLWHGAAWSYAVWGTFHGLALAVERFWRDRHPAPEKPSVLRQILSGLLVFSFVTLAWLLFKLTDFGHVIKFMQALFNNTGFSSYMAIVVYVALYSTPVVLYHLYYLYKTHNPTHTLARRAEPYVYGLMFFLIVTNSGIGTDFIYFQF, encoded by the coding sequence ATGTTATTCAATAGCTTCGAGTTTGTGGCCTTGGTACTGGTCACTTTTGGACTGTATTACCTGCCCTTTCTTCGCCGTATTCAGGTACCGATCCTAATTGCTGCTAGTCTGTTTTTTTATGGGTACACCAATCCGAAGCTGCTGATCCTTTTCCTGGTTTCGGTAATTATCAACGTTACAACGAGTTATCTGGTCGTACACGGTTTGCCCCAACGGCGACGGGCATATGCCACCGTCGGTGTAGTGATGAATTTGCTCATTTTGGCTTTTTTCAAATACAGTCCACTGTTTGGACGGACCTTTTTTCCGCCCGGTCACAGCGTAGGTGAATTTTTGGCGTATGTACCCCTACCCATCGGTATTTCATTTTTTACGTTTGAAGGCATCAGTCTGGTAGTCGACGCTTACCGGGGTCGCGACATCCCCAAGTACCGGAGCCTAGTAGCCAAATCCATCACCAGACACGCCATCAACACCACGTTTTTCGTGGCTTTTTTCCCGCACCTGGTGGCGGGGCCCATCTTGAAAGCCCACGATTTTATCCCCCAAATCAAAGAAAAATTCTTTGGTGAACTCGACTGGCAATATTGTTACAAAGCGCTGGTGACGGGGTACTTTTTGAAAATGGTGATTGCCGATCAACTCAACCACCACACCTTCTGGATCCAGTACCCCTACTTTGAGACGCATTCTACCTTTGTGCTGCTGACCTTGCTTTTTGGCTATTCCATCCAGATTTTCGCCGATTTTGCGGGCTATTCGCTCATTGCCATTGGTGTGGCGGGACTGTTCGGCTACCAGCTCATGCAAAACTTTAATTTCCCTTACATTTCCACTTCTTTCTCTGAGTTCTGGCGGCGATGGCATATTTCCCTTTCCACTTTTCTGAGAGAGTACCTTTACATTCCCCTCGGCGGCAATCGCAAGGGACAGGCCCGTACCTACTTTAACCTGATGATTACGATGGTGCTCGGTGGCCTATGGCACGGGGCCGCGTGGAGCTACGCGGTGTGGGGTACCTTCCACGGCCTGGCGCTGGCCGTTGAGCGTTTCTGGCGTGATCGCCATCCGGCACCCGAAAAGCCCTCCGTATTGCGCCAAATACTCTCCGGTTTGCTGGTTTTTTCCTTTGTGACGCTGGCCTGGCTTTTGTTCAAACTCACCGATTTTGGTCACGTCATTAAGTTTATGCAGGCACTATTCAACAACACGGGCTTCAGTTCCTACATGGCCATCGTGGTGTATGTGGCCCTGTATTCGACACCGGTGGTACTTTACCATCTGTATTATCTCTACAAAACTCATAACCCCACGCACACGCTGGCCCGCCGGGCCGAGCCTTATGTGTACGGACTAATGTTTTTTCTGATCGTCACCAATAGCGGCATCGGGACCGATTTCATTTATTTCCAGTTTTGA
- a CDS encoding fumarylacetoacetate hydrolase family protein — MKLFRFGAHEQEKPGVLTADEKMLDVSAFGEDYNEKFFASDGTSRLSEWLATHEGTCPQVPEKTRLGSCVARPSKIICIGLNYAKHAAESGAQPPAEPVVFFKATSALCGPNDQVVIPKNSVKTDWEVELAVVISQRASYVEESEAMKYVAGYALHNDYSEREFQLERGGQWVKGKSNDTFAPVGPYFVTADEVPDPHNLRLWLSLNGKTLQDSSTADMIFYIPKLISYLSHFMTLLPGDIISTGTPEGVGLGMKPPMYLKPGDVVELGIEGLGTQRQEAIAWEAR; from the coding sequence ATGAAATTATTTCGCTTCGGCGCGCATGAACAGGAAAAGCCGGGAGTACTGACGGCTGACGAGAAAATGCTGGACGTATCGGCCTTCGGAGAAGACTACAACGAGAAGTTTTTTGCTAGTGATGGTACTAGCCGGCTTTCCGAGTGGCTTGCTACGCATGAAGGTACCTGCCCGCAGGTACCCGAAAAAACGCGCCTCGGCTCGTGCGTGGCGCGTCCTTCCAAGATCATTTGCATCGGTCTCAACTACGCCAAGCACGCGGCGGAGTCTGGTGCCCAGCCACCCGCCGAGCCCGTGGTATTTTTCAAAGCTACCTCGGCGCTGTGCGGGCCCAATGATCAGGTAGTGATACCGAAAAATTCCGTGAAGACTGACTGGGAGGTTGAATTAGCCGTCGTGATCAGCCAGCGGGCCAGCTATGTGGAAGAAAGCGAAGCCATGAAGTACGTGGCGGGCTACGCCTTGCACAACGACTACTCGGAGCGTGAGTTTCAGCTGGAACGTGGCGGCCAGTGGGTGAAGGGTAAGAGCAACGATACCTTTGCTCCCGTAGGACCCTACTTCGTGACTGCCGATGAGGTACCCGATCCGCACAATTTGCGCCTGTGGCTTTCCCTCAACGGAAAAACTTTACAGGATTCCAGTACGGCGGATATGATTTTCTATATACCCAAATTGATCAGCTACCTCAGTCACTTCATGACCCTACTGCCGGGCGACATCATCTCAACAGGTACCCCCGAAGGGGTGGGCCTGGGCATGAAACCACCGATGTACCTTAAGCCCGGCGATGTGGTCGAGCTAGGCATTGAAGGCTTGGGTACCCAGCGGCAGGAAGCGATTGCCTGGGAAGCACGCTGA